In the genome of Candidatus Buchananbacteria bacterium CG10_big_fil_rev_8_21_14_0_10_42_9, one region contains:
- the purD gene encoding phosphoribosylamine--glycine ligase, whose protein sequence is MTKVLVVGSGAREHAIAWLLKSSQTEVELVCFASNHNPGLVELTTDLKLGQMDDVLAVTDFAKQHQVDFAVIGPELPLSVGVVEALAESGIPAVGPTQALAQIESSKSFTRDLLSEFEIEANPKYKEFTEFSEVEAWVKDNAASGFVIKPDGLTGGKGVKVQGDHFDTLEEGLKIVKNVIDSEGKVVVEEKLVGQEFSLMSFSDGENLLHMPPVQDHKRAFDGDKGPNTGGMGSYSYPNNLPFLSDDDILQAQKINGQVVSALKKKLGEAYKGILYGNYIAVKDGLRLIEYNARLGDPEAMNALSLIEGDFVKLCQDIINGSLDKSDINFKAEATVCKYIVPKGYPDNPVKNEKIDVSEVDQSKVKLFYAAVDAREDGLYLTGSRAIGVVATANTVSEAEKIVESEIKKITGPVFHRQDIGTKKLIDKRINIMKEIRG, encoded by the coding sequence ATGACCAAGGTGTTGGTTGTTGGCAGTGGCGCGCGGGAACACGCCATCGCTTGGCTATTAAAATCAAGTCAAACTGAAGTCGAGTTAGTATGTTTTGCGTCCAACCACAACCCTGGCTTGGTGGAATTAACAACTGATTTAAAATTAGGTCAAATGGATGACGTTTTGGCGGTAACAGATTTTGCCAAGCAACACCAAGTTGATTTTGCTGTTATCGGTCCAGAGCTTCCATTGAGTGTCGGCGTTGTGGAAGCTTTAGCTGAAAGTGGTATTCCAGCCGTCGGTCCAACGCAAGCTTTAGCCCAAATAGAGAGCAGTAAGTCATTTACCCGCGACTTACTTTCTGAATTTGAAATTGAGGCTAATCCTAAATATAAAGAATTTACAGAATTCAGCGAAGTTGAAGCTTGGGTTAAAGACAACGCTGCTTCAGGTTTTGTGATTAAGCCAGACGGTTTAACCGGCGGTAAGGGAGTAAAAGTGCAAGGCGATCATTTTGATACTTTAGAAGAGGGTTTAAAAATCGTTAAAAATGTTATTGATAGCGAAGGCAAAGTTGTGGTGGAAGAAAAATTAGTCGGTCAAGAGTTTAGCTTGATGAGTTTTTCAGACGGGGAGAATTTATTGCATATGCCACCGGTGCAAGACCATAAACGAGCTTTTGACGGCGACAAAGGTCCCAATACCGGCGGTATGGGATCTTATTCTTATCCAAATAATCTTCCTTTTTTAAGCGACGATGATATTTTGCAGGCGCAAAAGATAAATGGACAAGTGGTGTCGGCTTTAAAAAAGAAATTGGGCGAGGCCTATAAGGGGATTTTATATGGCAACTACATTGCGGTTAAGGATGGCTTGCGTCTAATTGAGTACAACGCTCGGCTGGGCGATCCAGAAGCGATGAACGCTTTGAGCTTGATTGAGGGTGATTTCGTAAAATTGTGCCAAGATATAATAAATGGCAGCTTAGATAAGTCTGATATTAATTTTAAGGCTGAAGCCACGGTGTGTAAGTATATTGTTCCAAAAGGCTATCCCGATAATCCAGTTAAAAATGAAAAGATTGACGTTAGTGAAGTTGATCAGTCAAAAGTGAAATTGTTTTACGCGGCGGTTGACGCGCGTGAAGATGGCTTATACCTTACCGGTTCACGGGCGATTGGCGTTGTCGCCACCGCCAATACGGTTAGCGAAGCGGAAAAAATTGTTGAATCCGAAATTAAGAAAATTACGGGACCGGTTTTTCACCGGCAAGATATCGGCACTAAAAAATTAATTGATAAGCGCATTAACATAATGAAGGAGATCAGGGGATAA
- a CDS encoding phosphoribosylaminoimidazolesuccinocarboxamide synthase, with amino-acid sequence MNKDIIAQNISNVLTETNFFELGEKKIGKVHDSYFTDDRVILITTDRQSAFDRVLASIPFKGQVLNLVSAWWFEKTKHIVPNFIQSVPDPNVVVGQKTEVFPVEFVSRSFLTGTTSTSIWKNYEAGQREFGGITLPDGLKKNAALPKTIITPSTKFEEHDRNITVDDIINEKMMTQEQWDYVSSKAIEVFTYAQKIAKNHGLILVDTKYEFGKLPDGTILLIDEINTPDSSRYWLAGSYEDRIAQGEEPENIDKEFLRLWYADNCDPYKDKNLPKAPDELVIELSSRYIQLYEMITGEKFPLNTEPVVERIFNNLQKSGFLVQ; translated from the coding sequence ATGAATAAAGACATTATCGCCCAAAATATTAGTAATGTTTTAACCGAGACAAATTTTTTTGAACTAGGCGAAAAAAAAATTGGCAAAGTTCATGATTCATATTTTACCGATGATCGTGTAATTTTAATTACGACAGATAGACAAAGCGCTTTTGACCGCGTGTTGGCGAGTATTCCATTTAAAGGCCAAGTCTTGAATTTAGTTAGTGCTTGGTGGTTTGAAAAAACCAAACACATTGTGCCAAATTTTATCCAATCAGTCCCGGACCCAAATGTTGTGGTTGGCCAAAAAACTGAAGTTTTTCCGGTTGAATTTGTGTCGCGTAGTTTTTTAACCGGCACTACCAGTACATCAATTTGGAAAAATTATGAAGCCGGGCAAAGAGAATTTGGCGGCATTACTTTACCTGATGGCCTCAAGAAAAACGCCGCCTTGCCTAAAACCATTATAACGCCGAGCACCAAATTTGAAGAACATGATCGCAATATTACGGTTGACGATATCATTAATGAAAAAATGATGACTCAAGAACAGTGGGATTATGTTTCAAGTAAGGCAATTGAAGTTTTCACTTATGCTCAAAAAATTGCCAAGAATCACGGTTTAATTTTAGTTGACACTAAGTATGAGTTCGGTAAATTACCAGACGGCACGATATTGCTAATTGATGAAATTAACACGCCCGACTCTTCCCGATATTGGTTGGCCGGAAGCTATGAAGATAGAATTGCTCAAGGCGAAGAACCAGAAAATATTGATAAGGAATTTTTACGGTTATGGTACGCTGATAATTGTGATCCATATAAAGATAAAAATCTGCCCAAAGCGCCAGATGAGTTGGTGATTGAGTTGTCCTCACGTTATATCCAATTATATGAAATGATTACCGGAGAAAAATTTCCGTTAAATACCGAGCCAGTTGTGGAGCGAATTTTTAATAATTTACAAAAGAGTGGTTTTTTAGTACAATAG
- a CDS encoding 5-(carboxyamino)imidazole ribonucleotide mutase, which produces MKVIILMGSDSDRPWCDTIEAALKEWDIPAEQVVGSAHKVPEKVLDLINQTNQEDDIVFVTVAGRSNALSGVVAANSVHPVLACPPFKDKSDLLVNIHSTMQMPSETPVLTVLDPNNVAGSAARIFGVSDKNVKQKVKDRIKSIKDKF; this is translated from the coding sequence ATGAAAGTAATTATTTTAATGGGCAGCGATTCAGACCGCCCGTGGTGCGACACAATTGAAGCGGCACTCAAAGAATGGGATATTCCCGCCGAGCAAGTAGTGGGTTCGGCCCACAAGGTGCCGGAAAAAGTTTTAGATTTAATCAACCAAACTAATCAAGAGGATGACATTGTTTTCGTAACTGTCGCCGGCCGTTCCAACGCACTTTCGGGCGTAGTGGCGGCAAATTCAGTGCATCCTGTACTGGCTTGTCCGCCTTTTAAAGATAAAAGTGATTTATTGGTTAATATACACTCTACTATGCAAATGCCTTCTGAAACGCCAGTCCTAACTGTGTTAGACCCGAATAATGTCGCCGGATCAGCGGCTAGAATCTTTGGAGTATCTGATAAAAATGTAAAACAAAAAGTAAAAGACCGCATTAAATCAATTAAAGATAAATTTTAG
- a CDS encoding adenylosuccinate lyase, with translation MLGAISPLDGRYAQAVKELSPIFSEAGLMRYRVMVEIEYLIALGQEAGVPEVAPFSVTQIKKLRQLYLNFNQTHAKKVKQIEKRTNHDVKAIEYYLKENLNRAEFKSGATFVHFGLTSEDVNNLAYSKMLQDGVVEYLKSVKKVNSHIKSLANSFKNISLLSLTHGQPASPTTVGKELAVFVLRLNDAVANIESIKLSGKFAGATGNWNAHMAAYPKVDWLKFSQKFVESLGLKFNPLTTQIEPHDNAARMYQAISLANTILRDLDQDIWFYISRGIFKLKKKTSEVGSSTMPHKVNPIDFENSEGNAALANSILLGMAVKLPVSRLQRDLSDSTTLRNQGIGVGYSLLACKNTLKGLHKLDIDRRACKEELENHYEVLGEVVQTVMKKYGHIDAYEQIKKKTRGRQLTKALYLALVKSLDIPKAEKQRLLKLTPANYIGLAAKLVDKL, from the coding sequence ATGCTTGGGGCCATTTCTCCACTCGACGGCCGATACGCGCAAGCGGTGAAGGAGCTTTCACCGATTTTTAGCGAAGCTGGATTAATGCGCTACCGCGTCATGGTGGAAATTGAATATTTAATTGCCTTAGGGCAAGAAGCTGGAGTCCCGGAAGTGGCTCCTTTTTCAGTTACTCAAATTAAAAAACTGCGCCAGCTGTATTTAAATTTTAATCAAACTCACGCTAAAAAAGTTAAACAAATCGAGAAGCGAACTAATCATGACGTCAAGGCGATTGAATATTATCTGAAAGAGAATTTAAACCGGGCGGAGTTTAAATCAGGCGCAACTTTTGTGCATTTTGGCTTGACCTCCGAAGATGTCAATAATTTGGCATATTCTAAAATGTTACAAGATGGAGTGGTGGAATATTTAAAGTCTGTAAAAAAAGTAAACAGCCATATTAAATCTTTGGCCAACAGTTTTAAAAATATTTCACTGCTGTCGTTAACTCATGGGCAGCCAGCAAGCCCAACTACGGTCGGTAAGGAGCTGGCTGTTTTTGTTTTGCGCCTAAACGATGCAGTTGCTAATATTGAGTCAATAAAATTGAGCGGAAAATTTGCCGGCGCAACTGGCAATTGGAATGCGCATATGGCTGCCTATCCTAAGGTAGATTGGTTAAAGTTTAGTCAAAAGTTTGTCGAGTCTTTGGGCTTAAAGTTTAATCCACTGACTACCCAAATTGAACCTCACGATAATGCGGCGAGAATGTATCAGGCAATAAGTTTAGCCAATACCATATTGAGAGATTTAGATCAGGATATTTGGTTTTACATTAGCCGCGGCATTTTTAAGTTAAAAAAGAAAACCTCAGAAGTCGGTTCTTCCACTATGCCGCATAAGGTTAATCCGATTGATTTTGAAAATAGCGAAGGTAATGCCGCGCTGGCCAATTCAATTTTATTGGGCATGGCCGTAAAGTTGCCGGTTTCTCGCTTGCAACGGGATTTATCAGACAGCACAACTTTGAGAAATCAAGGTATTGGCGTTGGCTATTCACTGTTGGCTTGTAAAAACACTTTAAAGGGACTACATAAATTAGATATTGACCGCCGCGCCTGTAAAGAGGAATTAGAAAACCATTATGAAGTTTTAGGGGAGGTCGTTCAAACAGTGATGAAAAAGTATGGCCATATTGACGCTTATGAACAGATAAAGAAAAAAACCAGGGGCCGCCAGCTTACCAAAGCATTGTATTTGGCGTTAGTTAAGAGTTTAGATATCCCTAAGGCCGAAAAGCAAAGATTATTGAAATTGACTCCAGCCAATTATATCGGCCTTGCAGCTAAATTGGTTGATAAGCTATAA
- a CDS encoding phosphoribosylformylglycinamidine cyclo-ligase, producing MSGKKKLTYAAAGVDVDVYEEAKDEFAKIIAASNAKSPFADCVVAGLGTFGSIFDTKKAAAKLGFSNYADVESVDSVGTKISVAVAMDRYDTIGLDMLGHSCNDILVQGAIPLVFGDYLAFSKFDKRMVIDVIKGVAQGC from the coding sequence ATGAGTGGAAAAAAGAAATTAACCTATGCGGCGGCTGGGGTAGACGTGGATGTTTACGAAGAAGCCAAAGACGAATTTGCCAAAATTATTGCCGCAAGCAACGCCAAATCACCGTTTGCCGATTGCGTGGTCGCAGGGCTTGGCACCTTTGGTTCAATTTTTGACACAAAAAAAGCCGCGGCCAAACTTGGCTTTAGTAATTACGCAGATGTTGAAAGCGTAGATAGCGTCGGTACAAAAATTTCTGTCGCCGTGGCGATGGACCGTTATGACACGATTGGTCTTGATATGTTGGGGCACAGCTGTAATGATATTTTGGTACAAGGCGCAATTCCGCTTGTGTTTGGAGATTACCTAGCTTTTAGCAAGTTTGATAAGCGGATGGTAATTGATGTGATTAAAGGAGTGGCCCAGGGTTGTGA
- the purH gene encoding bifunctional phosphoribosylaminoimidazolecarboxamide formyltransferase/inosine monophosphate cyclohydrolase (involved in de novo purine biosynthesis) translates to MPKVLISVFDKTGIEDFAKGLVALGWEVISTGGTLKALQEAGVNAVSISEVTNFPEIMDGRVKTLHPNVHAGLLADRDVSEHMQTLKEQKIEPIDMVVVNLYPFQEVVSKPEVLEEDAIENIDIGGPTMLRSAAKNHKHVVVVTDPDDYDQILEQLKNGGVSQETKRILMTKVFQTTAEYDTAIAKYFGNSDDLTLNFKKLYNLRYGENPHQKAAFFKDPAVLETSIAKAEILHGKQLSYNNIVDADGALNLIKEFDEPAAAVIKHTNPAGCAIAKNINEAYRKAFQADSKSAFGGIAVMNRPCTKEIAEMINDVFMEVVLAPDFEPSALETLKQKKNIRLIKLGKIEKVKTLKDYRKVVGGILEQDIDRAQINKDTLKVVSQKQPNKKELKQAIFAWKVAKHVKSNAIVLVKGDVTVGVGAGQMSRVDAVEMAVKKAGAKVDGCVVASDAFFPFRDSIDELAKAGITCIIQPGGSIKDEEVIAAANERGMSMIFTGQRAFKH, encoded by the coding sequence ATGCCTAAAGTTTTAATTAGCGTATTTGATAAAACGGGAATTGAAGATTTTGCCAAAGGATTGGTTGCTTTAGGATGGGAAGTAATTTCTACAGGTGGAACATTAAAAGCATTGCAAGAGGCCGGGGTAAATGCTGTATCCATTAGTGAAGTGACAAATTTTCCGGAAATTATGGATGGACGGGTTAAAACTTTGCATCCCAATGTGCACGCCGGACTTTTGGCAGACCGTGATGTGTCTGAGCATATGCAAACTTTGAAAGAACAAAAGATTGAACCAATCGACATGGTGGTGGTGAATTTATATCCCTTTCAAGAAGTGGTGAGTAAGCCCGAGGTTTTAGAGGAAGATGCAATAGAAAATATAGACATCGGCGGGCCGACAATGCTGCGCTCGGCGGCAAAAAACCATAAGCATGTTGTGGTCGTCACAGATCCTGATGATTATGACCAAATTCTTGAGCAATTAAAGAATGGAGGGGTGAGCCAAGAGACAAAACGCATTTTAATGACAAAAGTTTTTCAAACTACGGCTGAATATGACACGGCGATTGCTAAATATTTTGGGAATTCAGATGATCTTACATTAAATTTCAAAAAACTTTATAACCTTCGGTACGGTGAAAACCCTCACCAAAAAGCAGCGTTTTTTAAAGACCCTGCGGTGCTCGAAACTTCAATTGCCAAAGCGGAAATTTTACACGGCAAGCAATTGTCTTATAACAACATTGTGGATGCCGACGGCGCTTTAAACTTGATTAAAGAATTTGACGAACCGGCAGCGGCAGTCATTAAACACACTAATCCGGCCGGATGCGCGATTGCCAAAAACATCAATGAAGCGTACCGCAAAGCGTTTCAAGCCGACTCTAAATCCGCCTTTGGAGGCATCGCGGTAATGAACCGTCCTTGCACCAAAGAAATTGCCGAAATGATTAACGATGTATTTATGGAAGTTGTTTTAGCGCCAGATTTTGAACCGAGCGCTTTGGAAACATTAAAACAGAAAAAAAATATCCGTTTAATTAAATTAGGCAAAATTGAGAAAGTTAAAACCTTGAAGGACTACCGTAAAGTGGTCGGCGGGATTTTAGAGCAAGATATTGATCGCGCACAAATCAATAAAGATACGCTTAAGGTAGTGAGTCAAAAACAGCCAAACAAGAAAGAATTGAAACAGGCAATATTTGCTTGGAAAGTAGCTAAGCACGTAAAGTCAAATGCCATTGTTTTAGTTAAAGGAGATGTTACGGTTGGGGTCGGTGCCGGGCAAATGTCTCGCGTTGACGCCGTTGAGATGGCCGTTAAAAAAGCTGGCGCTAAAGTAGACGGCTGCGTAGTTGCTTCAGATGCTTTTTTTCCATTTCGTGATAGCATTGATGAATTGGCCAAAGCGGGGATTACCTGTATTATTCAACCAGGTGGCTCGATAAAAGACGAAGAAGTAATTGCGGCGGCCAATGAGCGGGGCATGAGCATGATTTTTACTGGCCAAAGAGCATTTAAACATTAA
- the purN gene encoding phosphoribosylglycinamide formyltransferase, translating to MGKKINLAVFASTKGTDLQGVIDSIRLGELDFVDLKFVLSDKKNAYALTRAREAGYKTVFVDPKGKSREEFDRECLAICQAHEIDLILLIGYMRLLSEPFVRAYKNRIMNIHPSLLPKYPGMDLDVHQAVLSAGETETGCTLHFIDEGVDTGPIILQQKVAVAKDETVESLKAKVQAKEQEVILAGLKMFAEDKIKV from the coding sequence ATGGGTAAAAAAATAAACTTAGCTGTTTTTGCTTCAACCAAAGGCACTGATTTGCAAGGTGTGATAGATTCTATTAGACTTGGGGAATTGGATTTCGTTGATTTAAAATTTGTATTGTCTGATAAAAAGAATGCGTATGCGTTGACGCGAGCACGTGAAGCCGGGTATAAAACAGTTTTTGTTGATCCGAAAGGTAAATCTCGCGAAGAGTTTGACAGGGAATGCCTAGCTATTTGCCAAGCGCATGAAATTGATTTAATTTTACTGATTGGCTATATGCGACTATTGAGCGAGCCGTTTGTCAGAGCCTATAAAAACAGGATCATGAACATTCATCCGTCGTTATTACCAAAATACCCTGGCATGGATTTGGATGTGCATCAAGCAGTGTTATCGGCAGGCGAAACTGAAACCGGCTGCACCTTGCATTTTATTGATGAAGGAGTCGACACCGGTCCAATTATTTTACAACAAAAGGTTGCCGTAGCTAAAGATGAAACGGTTGAGTCACTCAAGGCAAAGGTACAAGCCAAAGAGCAGGAAGTAATTTTAGCAGGGTTAAAAATGTTTGCTGAAGATAAAATAAAAGTTTAA
- a CDS encoding adenylosuccinate synthase — protein MIKKDWQSVVILGAQWGDEGKGKVTDVYAAKTDYVVRFQGGNNAGHTIVIGGNIFKLHLLPSGVFHPHNKIVIGNGVVIDPRVLFKEIDGMKKVGRKVNLMVDGRAHVIFPFHVSLDGLSDDFKAKKALAALSTKRGISPTYADKYERIGIRVIDFVHPKIFKDRFSLLSKLKSRQLNRVYGSHVKLNYSKIYRDYLAYAKRMKKYVVDGSLELNKALDQGKKVLFEGAQGSQLDIDHGVYPYTTSSNTTVGAVCTGVGVGPGRIDHVIGVVKAYLSRVGGGPLPSELVNETGDLIREIGKEYGATTGRPRRVGWLDLVQLRQAVRVNGMNSFALTKVDVLDDFKEVKVCVAYRYGKKLIKEMPADFSIYSQCKPVYKKFKGWKGNYKEATEYSKLPVEMRRYIDFISKDLGIRPELVSVGPEREETIII, from the coding sequence ATGATTAAAAAAGATTGGCAGTCAGTTGTTATTTTAGGTGCCCAATGGGGGGATGAGGGAAAGGGCAAGGTAACCGATGTGTACGCCGCCAAGACTGACTATGTTGTGAGGTTTCAAGGCGGCAATAACGCCGGCCACACTATTGTGATTGGGGGAAATATTTTTAAATTGCATTTATTGCCCTCCGGCGTATTTCACCCACACAATAAAATTGTTATTGGTAACGGCGTAGTGATTGATCCGCGCGTGTTATTTAAAGAAATTGACGGCATGAAAAAAGTTGGCCGCAAAGTTAATTTAATGGTTGATGGCCGGGCTCATGTTATTTTTCCATTTCATGTGTCTCTTGACGGGCTAAGCGATGATTTTAAGGCCAAAAAAGCCCTGGCCGCCTTGTCGACTAAGCGAGGTATATCGCCAACTTACGCAGATAAATATGAGCGCATTGGTATTCGGGTGATTGATTTTGTCCACCCCAAAATATTTAAGGATCGTTTTAGCTTATTGTCTAAACTAAAGTCTCGCCAACTTAACCGAGTCTACGGCTCTCATGTTAAGCTGAATTACAGTAAAATCTACCGAGATTATTTGGCGTATGCCAAAAGGATGAAAAAATATGTGGTGGATGGTTCATTAGAACTTAACAAAGCCTTGGATCAAGGCAAGAAAGTTTTATTTGAAGGCGCGCAAGGTTCACAATTAGATATTGATCATGGAGTGTATCCTTATACCACTTCATCCAATACGACAGTTGGGGCTGTCTGTACGGGCGTTGGGGTTGGACCGGGCAGGATTGACCATGTGATTGGAGTGGTTAAAGCCTACTTATCGCGTGTTGGCGGCGGTCCTTTGCCAAGTGAACTAGTTAATGAGACTGGAGATTTGATTCGTGAGATTGGTAAAGAATACGGCGCAACGACCGGGCGACCTCGTCGCGTCGGTTGGCTTGATTTGGTTCAACTTCGCCAAGCCGTAAGAGTCAATGGTATGAATTCTTTTGCTTTAACCAAGGTTGATGTCTTGGATGATTTTAAAGAAGTAAAGGTTTGCGTGGCTTATCGTTATGGCAAGAAGTTAATTAAAGAAATGCCAGCTGATTTTTCAATTTATAGCCAATGCAAACCAGTGTATAAAAAATTTAAAGGCTGGAAAGGCAATTACAAAGAAGCAACAGAATACTCGAAATTGCCGGTAGAGATGAGGCGGTATATTGATTTTATATCCAAAGATTTAGGTATCCGCCCAGAATTAGTTTCCGTCGGACCGGAACGAGAAGAAACAATTATTATCTAA
- a CDS encoding amidophosphoribosyltransferase — protein sequence MCGIVGVKTNNGAVAEIYESLVAMQNRGQDSAGIVTFDKRFHLKKGLGLVREVFRQENIDRLKGSFGIGQVRYATMGSVTNEEIQPFTTYSPYGIALTFNGTIYNSDKLKKELSDKDYRHVNTDNDGEVLLNLFAVGLERNNGGDFFEGVCKAVQYVYERARGGYSVVAAIAGKGIIAFRDPHGIRPLVWGVRESTFQPEHIFASENTMFEILNYKFQRDVEHGEVVFVDLQGKVFSKIIDQKEFRPCIFEYVYFARVDALLNGVSVYRSRLRMGQNLAAKIKRDYPNLEIDVVIPAPQCATTAGLACAHELGVRYTEGIVKNQMVGRTFIMPGQKIRQKANKYKLSVIDFEVKDKNVLVVDDSIVRGTVSRHIIQLMRKHGAKKVYFASTAPPLRYPDLYGIDLPTREEYIAYNKSIDEIRQSLGADELIYQDLDDLIEAVTRRGDLKFKRPHAAYFNGDYPTEGVTEEVLLEIERQRKAQKANLEGEGAQLI from the coding sequence ATGTGCGGCATAGTTGGTGTTAAAACTAACAACGGGGCCGTGGCCGAGATTTATGAAAGCCTTGTGGCAATGCAAAATCGTGGCCAAGATAGCGCCGGTATCGTAACTTTTGATAAGCGTTTTCATTTAAAAAAAGGTTTGGGGTTAGTCCGAGAAGTTTTTCGCCAAGAAAATATTGACCGCCTGAAAGGTAGTTTTGGCATCGGTCAGGTTCGTTATGCTACTATGGGCAGTGTCACCAACGAAGAAATCCAGCCGTTTACGACCTACTCGCCCTACGGCATAGCTTTGACTTTTAACGGCACCATTTACAATTCAGATAAATTAAAAAAAGAGTTAAGTGATAAAGATTATCGTCATGTTAACACTGATAATGACGGTGAAGTTTTACTGAATTTATTTGCCGTGGGCTTAGAAAGAAATAATGGCGGAGATTTTTTTGAGGGTGTTTGCAAGGCGGTGCAATATGTGTATGAGCGCGCTCGCGGAGGATATTCGGTAGTAGCGGCAATCGCCGGTAAGGGAATTATCGCTTTTCGTGATCCGCATGGTATCCGGCCGCTAGTTTGGGGCGTGCGAGAAAGCACTTTTCAGCCGGAGCATATTTTTGCATCGGAAAATACTATGTTTGAAATCTTAAATTATAAATTTCAAAGAGATGTTGAGCACGGCGAAGTAGTTTTTGTTGACCTGCAGGGCAAAGTTTTTTCAAAAATTATTGATCAAAAGGAATTTCGGCCCTGCATATTTGAATATGTTTATTTTGCTCGGGTTGATGCCTTATTAAATGGTGTTAGTGTTTATCGCTCACGGCTTAGAATGGGACAAAATTTAGCCGCTAAAATTAAACGTGATTACCCGAACTTAGAAATTGATGTGGTAATTCCCGCGCCGCAATGCGCCACCACCGCCGGACTCGCTTGCGCTCATGAGCTTGGCGTACGATACACTGAAGGCATAGTCAAAAATCAAATGGTTGGGAGAACCTTTATTATGCCGGGACAAAAGATTAGACAAAAAGCCAATAAATATAAATTGTCAGTGATTGACTTTGAAGTTAAAGATAAAAATGTATTGGTGGTTGACGATAGTATCGTCAGGGGGACGGTGTCACGCCATATTATTCAACTGATGAGAAAGCACGGCGCAAAAAAAGTTTATTTTGCTTCTACCGCGCCGCCGCTACGCTATCCTGATTTATACGGCATAGACTTGCCCACCAGGGAAGAATATATTGCCTACAATAAAAGCATTGATGAAATAAGGCAGAGCCTGGGCGCGGATGAATTAATTTACCAAGACCTTGATGATTTAATTGAGGCGGTGACCAGGCGCGGTGACTTAAAGTTTAAGCGTCCGCATGCGGCTTATTTTAACGGTGATTACCCAACCGAAGGCGTAACCGAAGAAGTATTATTAGAAATTGAACGGCAGCGTAAAGCTCAAAAAGCAAACTTGGAGGGGGAAGGAGCTCAATTGATATGA